In the Ipomoea triloba cultivar NCNSP0323 chromosome 6, ASM357664v1 genome, one interval contains:
- the LOC116022989 gene encoding protein tesmin/TSO1-like CXC 2 isoform X1 yields the protein MLYLRVKYGEYATTSSKRLIYGAIEISGVEEINKRERERQRVNSREGGQTVREDADAGGNASELGLRPSPMDSPVPSKTTATPTSAAAASSSSVSESAAVQESPFSNYLSSLSPIGPVKTAIVVQDFPGIITPPHVFTSPRINPRIASSFLERGSFLQLPNEEFSVKDDSQNNISTLRDRAGSSNSQLNSGFVPHTDKVSDNNSPVQEQAESQPICVDDFLVDAAKLGSVDSKNSSLQQADGLIGSKESVDLKGKENKNNNEIEMAPGDINSKKTNGKKRVDDAESVPSSKMQPDSSLENQYDHRGTSEAGEHQRGVFRRCLQFEDVQPKTALTPDPCNLSESVNCSNSAVSPIALEALESFPLNTPTAQSSRQFGDTQNTENSSFKTPKPSGIGLHLNSIVSTVQGGSGATVSMKSAERGNFSLQGKKLMSMTSHLEKSEKCLISSNVGEDILASIEESSLQGESSAPLPLHSVKPIDSIASLKPMKCLSTPGNKRKSSSENIDGTMASNQSSPKKKRKKTSDASDGDGCKRCNCKRSKCLKLYCDCFAAGIYCAEPCACQGCFNRPEYEDTVLETRQQIESRNPLAFAPKVVQHMTDSHSNIVGDTGVSFTPSSARHKRGCNCKRSMCLKKYCECYQANVGCSSGCRCEGCKNVYGQKEEYGRIKTLVKKLGTFEQTELSNPHNLTPLTPSFQCSDHRNDASKSWFTSGRCSQSPESGHTLIPRYGVSKKGFTKSSDNPESIEETTDIMDLVSFDPEMEDNSSAAANEYSPGEMNQLVVLPNSQQWVNDSRERLYAGPCHLSSTSSFGWRSSPMTPMTQYDGSKEFYESINSGKSSFNAIEDDTPEILKDASTPPGGVKVSSPNKKRVSPPHGRLKDPDDGSSSARRLKAGRKYKLGSVPSFPPLTPCFVSKGSSEDQIKNDTQKPSSST from the exons ATGCTTTATCTACGCGTAAAATACGGAGAATATGCAACAACTTCAAGCAAAAGACTGATATACGGCGCCATAGAAATTTCTGGAGTAGA GGAGAtcaacaagagagagagagagagacagagggTAAATAGTAGAGAGGGGGGACAGACAGTTAGAGAGGACGCGGATGCAGGAGGAAATGCTTCAGAACTAGGGTTACGCCCTTCTCCAATGGACTCGCCTGTACCTTCCAAAACCACCGCCACCCCAACTTCCGCCGCTGccgcttcttcttcttcagtatCAGAATCTGCCGCAGTTCAA GAATCGCCTTTCTCTAATTACCTCAGCAGTCTTTCTCCCATAGGACCTGTGAAGACAGCAATAGTTGTACAAGATTTCCCAGGAATCATTACTCCCCCTCATGTGTTTACATCACCTCGAATCAATCCCCGCATTGCCTCCAGCTTTCTGGAAAG GGGTTCGTTCCTTCAACTGCCCAATGAAGAATTTTCAGTAAAGGATGACAGTCAGAACAATATTTCCACATTGAGAGATCGAGCTGGATCATCAAATTCTCAGTTGAACAGCGGATTTGTGCCTCATACTGATAAAGTGTCTGATAATAATAGCCCTGTGCAGGAACAAGCTGAAAGTCAGCCAATATGTGTTGATGATTTCTTAGTTGATGCTGCTAAACTGGGGTCTGTAGATTCTAAAAATTCAAGTCTCCAGCAAGCTGATGGTTTGATAGGTTCAAAGGAATCTGTTGATCTCaaaggtaaagaaaataaaaacaataatgagATTGAGATGGCACCAGGTGATATCAACTCTAAGAAAACCAACGGGAAGAAGAGAGTTGATGATGCTGAATCTGTTCCATCTTCAAAGATGCAGCCTGATTCATCTTTGGAGAACCAGTATGATCATCGTGGGACAAGTGAG GCTGGTGAACACCAACGTGGCGTTTTCAGGCGTTGTCTACAATTTGAAGATGTTCAACCAAAAACAGCTTTAACCCCAGATCCTTGCAATTTGTCAGAGAGTGTTAACTGCTCGAATTCTGCTGTTAGTCCTATTGCTTTAGAGGCTTTAGAGTCATTTCCTTTAAATACACCTACAGCCCAAAGCAGTAGGCAGTTTGGTGACACTCAAAATACAGaaaattcttcatttaaaaCCCCCAAGCCTTCAGGTATTGGGTTGCACTTAAATAGCATTGTAAGTACTGTTCAAGGTGGTAGTGGTGCCACTGTAAGCATGAAATCTGCAGAGAGGGGAAACTTCAGTCTACAGGGGAAGAAATTAATGTCTATGACTAGTCATTTGGAGAAGTCTGAGAAATGCTTGATTTCATCAAATGTGGGGGAAGACATTTTGGCAAGCATTGAAGAAAGTTCCTTGCAGGGAGAAAGCTCTGCGCCTTTGCCCCTTCATAGTGTGAAACCTATTGATAGCATTGCTTCCCTGAAGCCAATGAAGTGTCTGTCAACTCCTGGTAATAAAAGGAAGTCTAGTTCTGAAAACATTGATGGAACTATGGCATCTAACCAGTCAAGcccaaaaaagaaaag GAAGAAAACATCAGATGCCAGTGATGGGGATGGTTGCAAACGTTGCAATTGTAAAAGGAGTAAATGCTTGAAACT TTACTGTGATTGCTTTGCTGCTGGAATCTATTGTGCTGAGCCTTGTGCTTGCCAAGGGTGTTTCAATAGACCTGAATATGAAGATACAGTTCTGGAGACTCGGCAACAAATTGAATCTCGAAATCCACTTGCGTTTGCCCCTAAAGTTGTACAGCACATGACAGATTCTCAttcaaatattgttggg GACACTGGTGTCAGTTTCACACCATCCTCTGCAAGGCACAAAAGAGGTTGCAATTGCAAGAGATCAATGTGCTTGAAAAAGTATTGTGAGTGCTATCAG GCTAATGTTGGATGTTCTAGTGGATGCCGTTGTGAAGGCTGTAAGAACGTCTATGGTCAGAAGGAAG AGTATGGTAGGATTAAGACCTTAGTGAAGAAGCTTGGCACATTTGAGCAGACTGAACTCAGCAATCCACACAATCTGACTCCACTGACACCATCATTTCAGTGCTCAGA CCATCGTAATGATGCATCAAAGTCTTGGTTTACATCGGGAAGATGCTCTCAGTCACCAGAATCTGGTCATACTCTTATACCACGCTATGGAGTATCAAAAAAGGGATTCACCAAAAGTTCTGATAATCCTGAGTCGATTGAAGAAACTACAGATATTATGGATCTTGTTTCTTTTGATCCAGAGATGGAAGATAACAGTTCAGCAGCAGCAAATGAATACTCACCAGGTGAGATGAACCAACTTGTCGTGTTGCCTAATTCACAGCAATGGGTAAATGACTCAAGGGAACGTTTATATGCTGGACCTTGCCATCTTTCATCTACAAGTTCTTTTGGTTGGCGTAGTTCACCAATGACCCCAATGACTCAGTATGATGGGAGCAAAGAGTTTTATGAGTCTATCAACTCTGGTAAGAGTTCATTTAATGCGATTGAAGATGACACACCAGAGATACTGAAGGATGCTTCTACTCCACCCGGGGGCGTGAAAGTAAGCTCCCCAAATAAAAAGCGGGTTTCTCCCCCTCATGGTCGCCTGAAAGATCCTGATGATGGTAGCTCATCAGCACGGCGCCTGAAAGCTGGCCGGAAATATAAATTAGGGTCTGTTCCTTCTTTCCCCCCTCTTACGCCATGCTTTGTTTCTAAAGGCAGCAGTGAAGATCAGATTAAAAATGATACCCAGAAACCTAGTAGCAGCACTTGA
- the LOC116022989 gene encoding protein tesmin/TSO1-like CXC 2 isoform X2 has product MDSPVPSKTTATPTSAAAASSSSVSESAAVQESPFSNYLSSLSPIGPVKTAIVVQDFPGIITPPHVFTSPRINPRIASSFLERGSFLQLPNEEFSVKDDSQNNISTLRDRAGSSNSQLNSGFVPHTDKVSDNNSPVQEQAESQPICVDDFLVDAAKLGSVDSKNSSLQQADGLIGSKESVDLKGKENKNNNEIEMAPGDINSKKTNGKKRVDDAESVPSSKMQPDSSLENQYDHRGTSEAGEHQRGVFRRCLQFEDVQPKTALTPDPCNLSESVNCSNSAVSPIALEALESFPLNTPTAQSSRQFGDTQNTENSSFKTPKPSGIGLHLNSIVSTVQGGSGATVSMKSAERGNFSLQGKKLMSMTSHLEKSEKCLISSNVGEDILASIEESSLQGESSAPLPLHSVKPIDSIASLKPMKCLSTPGNKRKSSSENIDGTMASNQSSPKKKRKKTSDASDGDGCKRCNCKRSKCLKLYCDCFAAGIYCAEPCACQGCFNRPEYEDTVLETRQQIESRNPLAFAPKVVQHMTDSHSNIVGDTGVSFTPSSARHKRGCNCKRSMCLKKYCECYQANVGCSSGCRCEGCKNVYGQKEEYGRIKTLVKKLGTFEQTELSNPHNLTPLTPSFQCSDHRNDASKSWFTSGRCSQSPESGHTLIPRYGVSKKGFTKSSDNPESIEETTDIMDLVSFDPEMEDNSSAAANEYSPGEMNQLVVLPNSQQWVNDSRERLYAGPCHLSSTSSFGWRSSPMTPMTQYDGSKEFYESINSGKSSFNAIEDDTPEILKDASTPPGGVKVSSPNKKRVSPPHGRLKDPDDGSSSARRLKAGRKYKLGSVPSFPPLTPCFVSKGSSEDQIKNDTQKPSSST; this is encoded by the exons ATGGACTCGCCTGTACCTTCCAAAACCACCGCCACCCCAACTTCCGCCGCTGccgcttcttcttcttcagtatCAGAATCTGCCGCAGTTCAA GAATCGCCTTTCTCTAATTACCTCAGCAGTCTTTCTCCCATAGGACCTGTGAAGACAGCAATAGTTGTACAAGATTTCCCAGGAATCATTACTCCCCCTCATGTGTTTACATCACCTCGAATCAATCCCCGCATTGCCTCCAGCTTTCTGGAAAG GGGTTCGTTCCTTCAACTGCCCAATGAAGAATTTTCAGTAAAGGATGACAGTCAGAACAATATTTCCACATTGAGAGATCGAGCTGGATCATCAAATTCTCAGTTGAACAGCGGATTTGTGCCTCATACTGATAAAGTGTCTGATAATAATAGCCCTGTGCAGGAACAAGCTGAAAGTCAGCCAATATGTGTTGATGATTTCTTAGTTGATGCTGCTAAACTGGGGTCTGTAGATTCTAAAAATTCAAGTCTCCAGCAAGCTGATGGTTTGATAGGTTCAAAGGAATCTGTTGATCTCaaaggtaaagaaaataaaaacaataatgagATTGAGATGGCACCAGGTGATATCAACTCTAAGAAAACCAACGGGAAGAAGAGAGTTGATGATGCTGAATCTGTTCCATCTTCAAAGATGCAGCCTGATTCATCTTTGGAGAACCAGTATGATCATCGTGGGACAAGTGAG GCTGGTGAACACCAACGTGGCGTTTTCAGGCGTTGTCTACAATTTGAAGATGTTCAACCAAAAACAGCTTTAACCCCAGATCCTTGCAATTTGTCAGAGAGTGTTAACTGCTCGAATTCTGCTGTTAGTCCTATTGCTTTAGAGGCTTTAGAGTCATTTCCTTTAAATACACCTACAGCCCAAAGCAGTAGGCAGTTTGGTGACACTCAAAATACAGaaaattcttcatttaaaaCCCCCAAGCCTTCAGGTATTGGGTTGCACTTAAATAGCATTGTAAGTACTGTTCAAGGTGGTAGTGGTGCCACTGTAAGCATGAAATCTGCAGAGAGGGGAAACTTCAGTCTACAGGGGAAGAAATTAATGTCTATGACTAGTCATTTGGAGAAGTCTGAGAAATGCTTGATTTCATCAAATGTGGGGGAAGACATTTTGGCAAGCATTGAAGAAAGTTCCTTGCAGGGAGAAAGCTCTGCGCCTTTGCCCCTTCATAGTGTGAAACCTATTGATAGCATTGCTTCCCTGAAGCCAATGAAGTGTCTGTCAACTCCTGGTAATAAAAGGAAGTCTAGTTCTGAAAACATTGATGGAACTATGGCATCTAACCAGTCAAGcccaaaaaagaaaag GAAGAAAACATCAGATGCCAGTGATGGGGATGGTTGCAAACGTTGCAATTGTAAAAGGAGTAAATGCTTGAAACT TTACTGTGATTGCTTTGCTGCTGGAATCTATTGTGCTGAGCCTTGTGCTTGCCAAGGGTGTTTCAATAGACCTGAATATGAAGATACAGTTCTGGAGACTCGGCAACAAATTGAATCTCGAAATCCACTTGCGTTTGCCCCTAAAGTTGTACAGCACATGACAGATTCTCAttcaaatattgttggg GACACTGGTGTCAGTTTCACACCATCCTCTGCAAGGCACAAAAGAGGTTGCAATTGCAAGAGATCAATGTGCTTGAAAAAGTATTGTGAGTGCTATCAG GCTAATGTTGGATGTTCTAGTGGATGCCGTTGTGAAGGCTGTAAGAACGTCTATGGTCAGAAGGAAG AGTATGGTAGGATTAAGACCTTAGTGAAGAAGCTTGGCACATTTGAGCAGACTGAACTCAGCAATCCACACAATCTGACTCCACTGACACCATCATTTCAGTGCTCAGA CCATCGTAATGATGCATCAAAGTCTTGGTTTACATCGGGAAGATGCTCTCAGTCACCAGAATCTGGTCATACTCTTATACCACGCTATGGAGTATCAAAAAAGGGATTCACCAAAAGTTCTGATAATCCTGAGTCGATTGAAGAAACTACAGATATTATGGATCTTGTTTCTTTTGATCCAGAGATGGAAGATAACAGTTCAGCAGCAGCAAATGAATACTCACCAGGTGAGATGAACCAACTTGTCGTGTTGCCTAATTCACAGCAATGGGTAAATGACTCAAGGGAACGTTTATATGCTGGACCTTGCCATCTTTCATCTACAAGTTCTTTTGGTTGGCGTAGTTCACCAATGACCCCAATGACTCAGTATGATGGGAGCAAAGAGTTTTATGAGTCTATCAACTCTGGTAAGAGTTCATTTAATGCGATTGAAGATGACACACCAGAGATACTGAAGGATGCTTCTACTCCACCCGGGGGCGTGAAAGTAAGCTCCCCAAATAAAAAGCGGGTTTCTCCCCCTCATGGTCGCCTGAAAGATCCTGATGATGGTAGCTCATCAGCACGGCGCCTGAAAGCTGGCCGGAAATATAAATTAGGGTCTGTTCCTTCTTTCCCCCCTCTTACGCCATGCTTTGTTTCTAAAGGCAGCAGTGAAGATCAGATTAAAAATGATACCCAGAAACCTAGTAGCAGCACTTGA
- the LOC116021937 gene encoding acyl-protein thioesterase 2-like — protein MSFGGSSGSRTAQRAFEFGRTHVVRPKGKHQATIVWLHGLGDKGSSWSQLFESLPLPNIKWICPTAPTRPVAAFGGFPCTAWFDAGDLSEDAPDDLEGLDASAAHIANLLSTEPSDVKLGVGGFSMGAAMALYSATCHALRQYGNGSPYRVNLSVIVGLSGWLPCSRTLRNRMGGLNGAGRRAASLPILICHGTGDDVVEYKHGEKSARTLVSAGFQNLTFRTYNGLGHYTAPEETDELCRWLAVNLGLDGA, from the exons ATGAGCTTCGGTGGCTCTTCGG GTAGCAGAACAGCACAAAGGGCATTCGAGTTTGGGAGGACACATGTGGTGAGGCCCAAAGGGAAGCATCAGGCAACTATTGTCTGGCTACATGGTCTTGGCGATAAAGGCTCGAg CTGGTCCCAGCTTTTTGAGAGTCTTCCACTTCCTAAT ATCAAATGGATTTGCCCAACTGCTCCAACTCGACCTGTTGCTGCATTTGGTGGATTCCCCTGCACTGCTT GGTTTGACGCGGGGGATCTTTCAGAAGATGCTCCTGATGATTTGGAGGGTTTGGATGCTTCAGCAGCACATATTGCGAATCTATTGTCTACTGAACCATCTGATG TTAAATTAGGTGTCGGGGGATTTAGTATGGGAGCTGCAATGGCTCTTTACTCCGCAACATGCCATGCTCTGCGACAATATGGGAATGGAAGCCCATATCGGGTGAACTTGAGTGTAATTGTTGGTCTTAGCGGCTGGCTTCCTTGCTCAAG GACTCTAAGAAACCGAATGGGGGGATTAAATGGTGCTGGGCGACGTGCAGCATCATTACCGATTCTAATTTGTCATGGCACAG GTGATGATGTGGTCGAATATAAACACGGGGAGAAATCTGCACGGACCTTAGTCTCAGCCGGCTTTCAGAATCTCACATTCAGGACATATAACGG GCTGGGTCACTACACAGCTCCCGAGGAAACCGATGAACTCTGTCGCTGGCTCGCTGTGAATTTGGGGCTCGACGGGGCGTGA